The Populus nigra chromosome 4, ddPopNigr1.1, whole genome shotgun sequence genome contains the following window.
GCTAaccaagatttattttttcttttccttaaagaaaaaatagttgtaCCAAACATACCTAATATATATGTGCaaccaaattaataattaagatgcattcaaatttttaattgtaattacttttccaaaaataaggttaaaatataataaccaACATATTCATCACATGAAATGCATTAGCCGAAGACTATTAAGacatcatttaattaatttttacactATCTTGACTAATTAAATAGTTTCAagtaattacaaaaattaaattataaataattcttaattccatattgtttaataaataattaatttaatttttccccATGCATGCtcgccttgtttttttttgtttttttcctctcaatactagattttttttttaattctattcttctatatttgtttgattttagattggtttttatatttgttctaccatataactaattttttaaaaataattacttaacCCAATAAAATCTGAATAATGAGTTTCACATGATAATGCCAGTTAACTTAggtcattttaatacattattatcttaatatttttttaaaaaaccatattaaatcctttcatgtttaaaagtttttcatATAATTGTGGCGGAGCACGGCTAGTGATCTAGAAAGACACTTGTAAATGAACAACAAACGTAAAATTCCAACATTTTCCCACATGGGATGTCCAGGTCCCTGCAATTGACTTCTGGCAGCGGTTTTACTTGAGTGAAAAGCAAAGGCAATGAAAAGGAAAACGGTGCATGGATAGCGTATCTCCTTTGCCGACAATATGCAGTCAGCTGTGACTGTATTCTGTCCACGAGAAAGTAGGTTTCGCAGATGCAATGCATTTGCCTGGCTTTTGTGACGTTTCTAACCTGCTTGGTAAGACTCCCGGAAGAATTTGATGATGTTCATCTCTAGGattatttgtcttcttttacAACTATTCCACAAGAGGACAAAATTAATTGACTTgccttatttttaattttttttataccaattgctttttaaattattttttatttagaaatatattaaaataataatttttattttttaaaaattaaacaaaaaagttcaaaaaacacctcttaaattattaaaaaacaccgTTTTCAAACTGATCTCACACGTTTCCTTGATAATGAAACAAACTCTATTAATTAGCTAGGAGTCTAGCGACAGCTAGCTCTTtggaatataaaaaagtttgcaAATGATGAAGTGACAATGAAATCCCCCACTGACAGGTAGAAATCTTGCTGATTTCTTCCccccatttaattaaatttttaaatattttttataaaatattaaaataatattttttcttttttaaaattaaattttgataacactaaaataaattaattttaaaaaaattcaaatcttaacataaaaagaaataaaaaaaattaaaactcactcACAAAGTGGTTTTGCATTGGGTAGCTTTGCCTGAGCCGTGGGACGGTAATAACACAAGCatgcatgaaaataagaaaTCCACCGCCGCACCAGAGAATCCCTTATGCACCGGAGATGTCGAACAAAGCAGCAACAGACATGGCGTGGTGTTTACAAGTCATCCGGTCCATGTCAAGTGGTCtagtgtttttgtattttgaaaagtGAAGCGCTCCCTCTTTTGACAAAGATTGAAgctattttttgattttttttgtatggtttGAATTAGTAGATGTTGCAGCTAATCAATAACTATATCTCAATGATAAGATACTAAAACAAAAGCGATAACTGGGCTGAGTGTATACATCAATAATTGCTCACCAACAACAATTCTTCGCAGTACGTCGTGCTATTCTATGAAGGGATAAATTAACTGTTAACACTTCCCAGTACGTGAccacataaatatataatatccGCTCCCTGCAACTGATATGGAACAAAAGTTTAAAATCCATAAAGAGAACAAAAGAGATAAACTTTTATTCACTCGACTGAGCGCTTGTGTTCTTATTTTAATCGATATTTAGGTATACTTTGTCTAAATTAAGAAGAAGACTGCTCGATGAGAAAACGAAGTGGTTGGCAAATAGTGAAGAAGAGCAATGGTTGAGATAAATTCTCAATTTTGAAGAAACTACTTTCCGCCCCTTCTACTACAATTCGTCGCTTAATGTTATGAAATAATTTggattttcaatatatatatatatatatatatatatatatatgattgcaAAGGGAATTGATTTAATTGACCCAAAGGGATTTTTATGCAAGCTGACTTAGCTTTGTCCAAAGCTGACTAGGTCCTAAATATCAGGCAAGAATTTCTGGTTCAAACACATCCGTTCTCAGCATGGATGGGTCTCTGGGTActttgagagagagaagaaaagaggagCGAAGGTGCCCATTTGCAGCGAATGGTGgacaatatataaaattatcaaggcGCCCATTTTCTTGTCCTGACCTCAAACATTTcacaagctttcaattcaaacatgGCGACGGAAATCATCATATCCGGCACCATGTTAATTATTCAGCTTGCCATCTAAACAGAGAGCGATCTTAAAAGCGGGTTCGCCGCCGAGTCACGACTGGATTTTGGCTGGCGTGCTTTGAGAAACagttctcttctttctttgcaATGTTGGCAGTTAATTAAACCTAATAATTTATATCTCGTGCTGTCCATTCCTTGCCTTCCTGTCGGCTTTTTGTTTGTGTATCAACACATTTGACAATCCATGTATTGTCGACTTTACgtcagttttatatatatatatatatatatattctctgaGCACAGTGGGTTTGGTCAATACCAAATATCTAATCCAATAAACAATAAGATTTAATCTAAGTTGATACACCAATTATTCTTATCAACAATACTTTTTATCATCAAATCCAAGAAGATTATATAATATAGTCATTCTTAGGCATCCTAGAACTCAAGCCTCCCTTTTGCAACCCTAAGCATTTCAAGCTAGATCGAAGAAAAACGAAGTCCAAGCATTTAATAAAAGAACGTGGAGGATTTCGATGCCAGACACGAAATAGATTCAAGGGGAGACCAATTAAAAGTATCATACATTATGCATGTGCATGTTCTCACATAATCTTTTTCTACTAcactatattataaaaataaataaaaatattatgatctAACTTTGAACCATGTAATATTGCATCTGATTtgtcatgaaaaaaaacttaattccatccaaaattaaaaatcgaTACATTATTgtattataatttgaattttgataaataaagtatttaccagtatatcttaaaaaaaatatcagattaAGAAATATTTACTGATATAAATTTTCTGAAACataaatatatcttataaagataattaaataaattttctgaAATACAAGCATACACTGTTTTATTAAATCAACAGAAGgtagttaaataaaattttttaaaaaataaaataaatatgagatacttaaaaaaaaagattgtataTTTGtagttttccaaaaaaaattatccattgACCAAGTAAACCTGCTAATTGCGGGAATCAACTGGAGCATGTGCACCCGTTTGACCTATTGTCGCAGCTAGCCTTCAGTTTTTTTCCTCCACTAGCTAGTGTGtacaacaaatttaattttcgtCCATTCAAAGCACTTTCTGAAATGGGCATGTCAAGACAGAAGTGCTCACATCTTTCAGTGAAAGCATCACTTACATCCTGCGGTATGTAACCATcagaataataagaaaaaataaatatttacctCAAATGGGGATTAATTTTTCCAAGGAATTGGATCttcataatttaaatgaaaaagtGTCTCTCAATGAACGAGATGATGCcagaaaaaactaataaaataaggaTTCATCGACATAATTTCACCAATACATAAAAGGCATGTTTCACTTCACACAAACAAGCTAGACTCGTTCAATTAAAGCATAGTCGACAAGGAAGGACATGCCTAAActcatttgttttcatttatggAAAGGAGAATATTTAAGAAAAGAGTTTAGAAGGATCAAGTGAAGTCCCTTCTAAATAAAACGGTGGTATATAAGGATTTTGCAATAGCTTTGTTGGATCTTAAAGAAAACACATCTCTCACATCAGTTAATTAAGAGCATCAGCTACGTTTTTTAATCAGGATTTGTACTCACTGTTGAGCGCTGATCATGAGTTTAATCCTTTGTTCTTAACTCTCAAATAGCTGTTAAATATCCCATCTATCATCTCTCCAAGATAAAAGCAAGGGTAAGTTTTTATCATCGAGAAGGGAGACGAACCGAAAATCCGAGCAGATTAGCACTTGTAGTTTCACTAGACCTTGCTAGAGTTTTTGTTAAAGCTATGATTTGTATTTGAGAATCGAGGGAAAATAACTTAATAGTTAAGCACTCTCCTGTCCTGgttattgaaatttatatttcaaattaggCTATTCTTCCACATAAATCTATATGTGAACGTCATTTCTGTAGAGTGTAATGTTAAATAAGAAGTGGAGAAACCCCCACCCCCAGCCCCCACAACGTAGTGTAATTCAGAAGCGTTTGATACCATTTCCTGtgtttttaaaaccaaaaactattttttaaaaattgtttactTTTAAGAAAGCCATGCAGATTTTGTttaattcaagaaatataaaaatacatcattaattaaaatataaaactaataatatGACATAGTAAAATGGCATAATTCATAACGATTTAATAACTGTAATCGTGATAATGACTGATAtgatgttattattaaattaattttttttattaataaacaataataattatagtaaGTGATTATAATATGATAGAGATGAGCGCAAGTTAATTAACATTAATGACATAAATTTTAATAGTTGTGGTGGTGAAGTTAATGATAAtagtaaaaagattaaaatgaaaGGATGATTAGTGGTGAAGTTAATAGTTATGGTGATAAGATTAAAACAGGAGGGTAATTAAGAAGTGACgatgaaaattatatttataatggtTATTATAGTGATAATAGTATTATGATGAAAACaatagttattattatgatattaattaatgataGAGAGTTTAATGTGATAGTATAGTTGTGATAATATTGATAGCTTAATATcctacacataaaaaaataaaaaaacaagaaataaaaaactattctttcttatttatttttttaaaaaaactgttttaagaaaaataacacaataacaactaaatttatttatttttcttaaaaaaaaaacaaaaaactacagTAAAAACAAACGCTAACGTATCAATTTGGGATTTGTTTTCCCTTTCAGAATTTCTTAAATGGTTAAGATTTTCCTTTGTTTATAAGCTCAAGGGtgcaacaaaagaaaatcatataaGTGACAAAATTATATCATAGCAAAACTGACAATAGGAGAAGAACTTAGAAACCACCGACATTTGCATTTCGAGCATGCAAATCCAACGGGTACAAGTCATTGTGCCGAAGGCATTGATTCCGAAAGAATCCATCGAGGTGTTTTCCAACTCAGGGAGCAATCTCTTCCCAGAAAAAACCTATTAACCCAAATTGTTCAGGACCTCCAATTATTTCTCAATACCAGCCAAAAAAGGGTGGCCGCATGAGTCAAGACATTCGCTAACATGTAATGACTTTAATACCAGCATATTGATTTGCAGATTCCAGACTAAAACATCTCCTTTCTAACGTGATTTTAATCCCAATTGATTTATCAAAGCACAAATGGTCATAGAATTGAATTTAATCACGATAAATGACATGTTTTGAGTTAAAATCCCAATATAACAACGAACTGAACTGTGATGATGATCGCCTTCCTCGTGAAAAAAGTTAAGTTCCAAGCTAGACAccccccttctctctctccatATAACACGGCCATGACTTCTCTTGCAAACGACTGGTAATAATGATGCTATCCTAAATGTTTATCGCTATTCAATTAACATATAACCATTCTGGGCTAAAAGTTGAAGCACAATTGTCTTTTATGGTGAGAAACAGCTAAAGGATCAAATATATAGGGCATCACAATGGGAGAAAGATTGGATAGACCCGGGAGAGAGGGGCAACCCTTATCTTTGCTTTCATTACGTGTTTGTTCCTTTTTCCCGTCAAAGAAAGCCAGCGAAAGGAAAGAGACAAAACAAAGTACAGATGGATCAGAGGAtgaatggaaaagaaagaaattaaagtggTTCATGGAAGAGAGCTTTCAAGAAGGTATTGAATAAAAGCATATGTCCCTTCTCTCACCACCCTCTCTCTATATCTGTGTCTTGTGTATGTGTGACTGCACTGAAAAGAAAACTGGCAAAACATAACACCAGCCACGTTCTCTACTGGCATACGCTTTATCCCAATCAAGAAGCTAAGCTAAGCATAGCAAAGCAAAGATACCATCAAGAATCCAGAGCAGGGCCCTTATCTTTTACCCAGTGGTGCAGTTTCTTCAGAGCAGAAATCAATCAGCTCGCCCATATCCACTGCAGTAGATCGCAGAGATAAATGGCTTCACTATCTCAAACATGCCATCACTCCCTTCAATTTAAATCCTACCACTTAAAAATCCAACAAGATTACAGACGGAAATTACTGATTTTGACATGTATTGACGCTTTTACAGTCGCatcctacattaaaaaaactccaCCACCCCAGTCAAGTGTTTTCTATGCACTTTCCAGTCatctaagaaaaacaaataaaatactaacaaattaatagaattaaaatctaaatctagtatagaaaagaaagaaagaaagaaaaaggctaAGAAAACTGAGAGCACTGCGCTCCTCTTTCATCTCCATGAAACTAAAATTTCTAATTAACAACATGATTAAACATAGATAAAGAAAAACTcgaaaattaaaagagagaaaaaaaagtgaatctTCAAAAGCAAACTTcctaaaagctaaaataaaattttgattggttGGTCTTCTCTACGATAATTCAACTTAATAGGGCGGTGGTGGCCTCGCAGCCGGCGCCCAAATGACATCATTAGGCATATGACAACTATACATAGCGATCCCGCAAgactctcctcctcctccgccacTCGCCGCGTGTCCACTTTCTCCACCACCTGCACCAGACACAGCCGGTGACTGCCCTTCCCCGCCACCGCCAGACCCAGAAGTCCTCCCTTCTTCCTCAAGCGGTAAACGGTGATAACTCGGATTATTAAACGACGCCGCTACAACAAAAACAGTACCAGCCGCCACCAAACTTCCCGCTACAATCCCTCCAACGATCTGCCCTTGCGGACCAGCAAGCGAAATGGTGAAACTATTAGGCACCGGATAGGATGCCGTTTGAGGCAAAAAGGTCGCcgaaattgacaaaatatcgaATCTTCCATGAAACGTAATGGTAGCTCCTGGTGTTGCCGATGGCTGACGCAGAGTGACGTTAGCTACCGTGCCGGATCCCGTTAGGACGCAGATTCCCATGTTTTTTCGGCGACAAAAACGGGATAGAGCCTCAACGACGTCGTTCCCACCTGGGACTTCTAGAATGTAAGGACTCATGGAGGGTTCAGGTTCCCGGGTAATAATAACGGGTGGTTTGGGTTTGTTCTTAGAACCAGGTGGTCTGCCTCTGGGTCGACGAACCACTTCAATAGTGGCACCATCAGTGCCACCACTGCTGTTTGGCTCGTTGAGTTTCTGTTTTTGTGTGGTGGGTGTAAGATTGGGTGTGGCGGCTGCTCCAGTACTACGAGTATCTTCCTCCTCTGACTCACGAGAAAATTGATATTGTTGAGAGAAAGGAAGGTGCTGATGATGACGAGGGTGGAGTTTGGAGAACATGTTTGGAGTATTTTCATGCTTCGACTGATGATGCTCTACATATTCACCTTTCATGTTTGTTTATCACttctaatttggttttttttttgtttctttgactGATATGGCTTGTAATTGGCGGGGATTGGATTTGGATGTTTACTTTGGCGAgcagaataaaatataagagcAGATGGAAACAAGTTGGGACAGAAGACAAGGGAGAAGCAACAGGGTGGAGCGATGGAGAAAGAGCAAGAAGTGAATTGCTTGTTGCTTTGATTTGTTTATACCGTGATTAATACtggagagagggggagagagagagagagagaagtggGTGGTGCTTGGAAACCAAGTGAAGACCAATGGCGCCGCTGGTTGGGAGGTAAAAGTAGGGTCCATTAACAAATACACGCACGAGTTACGTAAACTCTTAAGTGTCCGTTCCATGttgtgatagtttttatttttagaaaatactcttaataaaaatatattaaaatgcctttttgtttttatattttcataccaAACTAATGAGAATTactaacttattaatttttcaaaaaaatcaatattaatgccattttatttttttatataagaaaaattgaaataatatctttcttattaattagattaatcaGGATTAATTCATTCAAACTGTAAATGGGTTTTATAACTACACTACAGTGCTCGCAGGTGTTTAGGGTAgtgatgttgttttttattgtttagctCATTAGTTAAACCCTACATACGAAGGTCAGACAACACGCAACGCCATGAAATGTTTGGTTCGGGTTTTTTCTTTGAACTCGAAGCTTTGCTTAGCTTCGAGCTTGCTAACAGAGCGGACTTTTGGAGCCTCCCGACCTTGGGGTTGATAACGACACCTTGATGTTCTACCTTTCTGGCCATGGGGGCATCGACTTTATGTATCTGGTGTTACTGTTCATAactgatctctctctctctctcatcatgggctctctctctctctctctctctaggatAGGTAATTGAGAGGGCATGTGATCTCACGCAAGTTGGCCCTGGGCGGGGCAGATGTGCTCACTCCATTAAAGCTCAAACTCCTCGGCCAACTTACCTTGACAACAAGGGTTAATTTCAAGGATGACTTTTTTGAAGCTTCATTGGAAGAGAATTCAAGGTTATCATTTTTGCTTGGTGAGCACATTTTCGCTTGTGTTTGCCCTCATAAAAGACAAAGTCAGACACAAATTGCTACCACCTTCCCGGTTTGAACCAATCAAAATGTCCAAGGGTTGGTAAATATCTTGGTGGCCCCTCGTCCTTTTTCTACCTGCAATTAAAGACTATTTAATTTCTCAGTCTATCTCCCTCGTACTCTTGTTATATGATAAAATTGAGTACTCACCGTGGAACGTTATTACATTATTTTGAAgttgctttttttgtttaaattatgcTATCCgtctttggcttttttttttttgaacatttttaacatatgcTAAAACATGTGCGTTCaagtaatataaattttataataattaaaaatttatatgattattaattttaagttctTAGAGATTCATTGAGATCTATATAAACTAGCTCAAATACTTACAATTTAACTTGggataatcattttatttttttccttactcaatattattttcaattacattattctttttaggatttaatttatgatcaatttatcaaattttattaaaaattgaaaaacatcaaTGATAAAGGATCAAAGAACATATGGTCAAATCTAATATCTCgagacaaattttattttggtataaaaaattaatttttttaagtcattttcCCCTATGAAGTAAGTCTTTTTTAGCATAATTGCATGTAATAAAGCTTGAAATTATGGTACGAGTATCAAATCTAACATTTGATAACTAATAGGTAAAGGAAGTATAAAATTGATGGCTACCAACACCTGCTTATTAAATTACATTCTagtcctaaatttttttttgaaatttttcaatccctaaataagaaagaaatatagactcgtcaaaataaaaggttaaagaaagaaaatatttagttgtcaactaaaattatgaaattcggtgttaaaatattttatctaacaAGGAAAATTTGATAATGAtgattttggattaaaaaaattgttattacagGTCGTCTTCGAGGTTCCTTTTGAATCACTgtgctttattatttatttgtgttaaaaaaagtttgtttGACCCTGataataacttctttttttagtttaacatggatGTCTGAACTAGCTTATGTGCACTTTAACTAATCCTAcggatcctgaagttaacgatcatgtaagtctctagtggtCATTATATGAgtaaccacagggctcgaacctaagACCACAGAAAGAACAAATCTTTTAATCCCAAACTTTTACTACTAAATTACCACGTACTAACCTATTTTTATCTATACCACTCCGTACAAACAAGACATGGTTTTTAATAGCagttattactttttttttatttacgtgggtATCCGGGCCAACTTGCGTACACCACGATTAATCTCACGGTTCACTGAATACCCTACAAACCTAATAGACATATAAAACACCGTGAGaataataaatatacatataaaaactcGAACCCAGGAGCAGCAGGAGGAGACAAGCCCCTCCTACCGGCAGGCCACTGCTTACTAATAGAGGTTGAGGTCACAGCATAGCATAACATGGTAGGTAGATATTAAGCAATGAGCACGTGTCGCATGCAATTTTTTTACAACCCAAATAATCATAACcgtatatgaaattaaaaaatatatattattaataatgatatttgtaTACAATTAATATAGAAACTACTAGCATAGCCTGAATTAAAAAATTgccaataatatataaaaaatatatataatagataaaaaaatatttaaatgaaatgacgCTAACGGCTGTGTGGCAACTACGAAATTTTGCAAAATACTCTATCGTGCTTTAATATGAATCATAATACAATAAAAGGTCCAAACTCCATTGTATAACATCTATTATGCCAcataacaattgtttttcaaaaccaTGTCCATAggggatttttatttctttgcctGGATCGAATACAAGAAAAACGTAATATATTATAACAGATCTGAGTTGTGATTAATTCTTCttacttccattttttttctttttttatatacttaaaacactaccagaaaatcgataaatacaaacggaaatatcGAGAAAA
Protein-coding sequences here:
- the LOC133691909 gene encoding AT-hook motif nuclear-localized protein 17; this encodes MKGEYVEHHQSKHENTPNMFSKLHPRHHQHLPFSQQYQFSRESEEEDTRSTGAAATPNLTPTTQKQKLNEPNSSGGTDGATIEVVRRPRGRPPGSKNKPKPPVIITREPEPSMSPYILEVPGGNDVVEALSRFCRRKNMGICVLTGSGTVANVTLRQPSATPGATITFHGRFDILSISATFLPQTASYPVPNSFTISLAGPQGQIVGGIVAGSLVAAGTVFVVAASFNNPSYHRLPLEEEGRTSGSGGGGEGQSPAVSGAGGGESGHAASGGGGGESCGIAMYSCHMPNDVIWAPAARPPPPY